In Pseudomonas poae, a single genomic region encodes these proteins:
- a CDS encoding helix-turn-helix domain-containing protein yields MEKELFNRLVESMTQMDEIARGERPPSREFFVDALKVKEIRHATGLSQARFAKAIDVPVGTLQNWEQGRREPEGPARALLRALYNDPCHVLAALEHR; encoded by the coding sequence ATGGAGAAAGAACTGTTCAATCGCCTGGTCGAAAGCATGACCCAGATGGATGAAATCGCAAGGGGTGAGCGCCCTCCATCCCGTGAGTTTTTTGTTGATGCTTTGAAGGTTAAAGAGATTCGACATGCCACGGGGCTTTCTCAAGCGCGCTTTGCGAAGGCGATTGATGTGCCTGTAGGAACGCTTCAAAACTGGGAGCAAGGGCGGCGTGAGCCAGAAGGACCAGCAAGAGCATTGTTGCGTGCCCTATACAATGACCCCTGCCACGTATTGGCAGCGTTGGAACATAGATAA